The window TGACGTTGGAAAGGGTGGACTTGCCAATAGTGGTTTCGCTGATGAGCCTGCCCATTCTGGCCAGCACCAAGTATACATTAGACCTTTGCCGGCAGATTTCGCCTCCTCTCGGAGAGAGGATGAAGCTTGTCATCAACCGCTTCTCAAGCAAGTCGGTTCTCGAAAAGGAAGAGGTTACCAGCATCACCGGCAAGGAGATCTTTGCTGAAATACAGGAAGATCCCGACAAGGTTCTGGCCGCTATCAACAGGGGCATTCCGCTTTTCGAAGCGTACCCCGGATCGATCGCCACCAAGGGCATTCGCACCCTCGGCGGCAAGTTGATTCAGGGGCCCCGCACCAGCTTGTTCGGAGGGCTATAGACATAGCGTCGCCCCTTTCGTGATTCCCGGACCATCGAACGAACAACGTTTCCCCCAGCAGCAGAAACAGAGAGGGTACTATGGGCATAGGCAACAGGCTCGCAAAGTTCATCGGCAACAAGAATGAAATGACCCCTCAGACAACGGAAGTGCCCACCTATGATTTGGGCCTCTCTGATCAGGACGGCTACCACGCCATAAAACTGCAGCTGCATGACGCCCTGATCGGCGTGTTCGACCTCGACGCGCTTGAAAAGATCCCCAAGGACATGCTGGCTTCCCAGCTTTCCGGACAAATAGAACGGATTCTTGAAACAGACTTTTCCCACGCTCCGCTCAACGCGCTTGAGCGCAAGATGCTTATTAACGAGGTGCAGGACGAAATCCTCGGACTTGGTCCTATTGAACCGTTTCTCAAGGACCCCCAGATCAACGATGTGCTGGTAAACTCCTTCCGGCAGATCTTCGTGGAACGGAACGGACTGCTGGAGCTCACCCCAAGCAGATTCAAGGATGAAGAACACCTGCGCAAGATCATAGACCGCATCGTGGCCCAAGTGGGCCGACGCATTGACGAAGCAACCCCCATGGTCGACGCACGACTTCTGGACGGCAGCCGCGTCAATGCAGTCATCCCCCCACTTGCTATGGACGGCAGCGCGCTCTCCATCCGTAAGTTCTCCGCCGACCCGCTCGAACTGCAGGACCTGATCAAGTTCGGCTCTCTTCCCGATGTCGGCATAAGTGAAATCCTCAAAGGCATCGTCAAAGCCCGCCTCAACGTGCTCATTTCCGGGGGAACAGGCAGCGGCAAAACGACCCTGCTCAACGTGCTGTCGCGCTTCATCCCCGAGCGCGAGCGTATCCTGACCATAGAAGATGCTGCGGAACTGCAGCTGAAGCAGATACATCTGGTACGAATGGAAACCCGCCCCGCCAACATTGAAGGCAAGGGGGCAGTAACGCCCCGGGATCTGGTAAGAAACGCCCTGCGTATGCGTCCGGACCGCATCATAGTCGGCGAAGTACGCGGCGGGGAGGCGCTGGACATGCTGCAAGCCATGAATACAGGCCATGACGGTTCGCTCTCCACCATCCACGCGAACAGCCCCCGCGACGCCCTCATGCGACTTGAAACCATGGTATCCATGTCCGGCGTAAGCATGGACACATTATCCATTCGCCGCTTCATGGGTTCAGCTATCAACGTGGTTCTGCAGACGGCCCGCCTCGCCGACGGCAGCCGCAAGGTGACAAGCTTGCAGGAAGTTACAGGCATGGAAGGAGAAATCGTCACCATGCAGGAAATCTTCCAGTTCAAGCAGGTGGGAGTAGGACAGGACGGCAAGGTGAAGGGGCATTTCAGAATGATGGGAATCCGGCCCAAGTTCATGGAAAAACTGCAGGCACAGGGTGTGGAAATTGATTCCTCATTCTTCTCCGCCTCCAACTCTCTGGGAGGTGAACAATGATCTCGGATTTACCCCCTGTCGTAATCGCGGCCAGCATGACCATGTTCATGTTCTTTCTGGTTCTGGCGACAATCGGCCTTATCAGCCTTGCCCACAGACACTCCACCGGCATCACCGGTCGGGTGAAGCGACTCAAGTCGCAGAACGAATACGGGACCAACGGCCTGCTGAAGCAGGACCGGCTTGCGCCCATTTCATGGGTTGACGCGCTGCTGAAGCAGCTTCCACCCGCCCGTGCCATTCATTTGTTACTGCTGCAGGCGGACTCGCCCATCAGTACCTGGCTATTCCTCTTGCTGAGCACACTGCTGTCGATTGTCGCTTTCGTGCTGGCAGTACTATTCGTCTCAATACCGTTCGCTCCCCTGGCAATCGCCGTGGCGACCGCCATATTCCCATGGCTGCTTGTACGACGTGCGAAGGAAATCCGGATGACCAAGTTCCTTGAGCAGCTCCCCAACGCACTGGATACGCTGGCACGCGCACTGCGGGCCGGCCATGCGCTTCCTTCCGGCCTGACACTGATCGCGGAGGAATATGATGCTCCCCTTGGAGACGAGTTCGAAAAGACCCTGCAGGAAATCAACTTCGGCGTCAGTCTGGAAAAGGCCATGACCAACCTCATGAACAGAGTGGACCTGCCATCCCTGCGCTTCTTCGCGGTTTCCATCATCATTCAGCGGGAAGTCGGCGGCAACCTTGCGGAAATAGTGGATACCATCGCCCACCTGATCCGAGAACACCACAAACTGATGGGGAGAGTGCGTGTTCTCTCCGCAGAGGCGCGCATTTCCGCCATTATTCTCATCCTCATTCCCATTGCCATCGGCGGCATCATACAGATGCTGAACCCTGAGTATCTGAACCTGCTCTTTGAGCATCCGCGCGGGCTGTTCATGTTGAAGGGAGGCATTGCCCTCATGATAGTGGGCGTTCTGACCATACGACAAATGATCAGGATCAAGGTGTAGCCATGAAACCGGAACAATTCCTACCCTATCTTGTCGGCATGACCATCATGGTCGCAGCCCTGTTCATCATGAACCTGTTCACGAACCGAGGGGTAAAAAGCGAGGTTCATGACCGTCTGCAACGTTTCAAGCAACCCGGCACACAAGCCGCAAAGCAGGAAACCGCCCAGAACATCCTGTTGATCAGCGACTACGGTTCCCTGAGCAAGCTGCGGTTGCGCCTGTTCTGGGCCGGTTGGACATCGCCCATCGCCCCGGCAGTATACTGGCTGCTCCGCTTCGCCTTCGCCACGGCCGGAGCGGTTATGTTGTTCTACATAGGCGTGCATAATCAGGATGTCCTGAGCCTGGATGAAATACGGCTCGGGCAAGTGCTGTTCGCGGTAGGCGGCTTCATGCTGCCCTCGTCCCTGCTCAACCTGCGCATTGAAGGCCGTAAAAAGGCCATCCTGTGGGAACTACCGGAAATCCTCGACCTCATGGTCGTCTGCGTTGAGGCCGGTATGGGACTGGAACAGGCCATTTCGCGCGTGACTCAGGAAATATCCACCAGCTGCCCCAACATGTACAAGGAGTTACGTCGGATGTCGCTCGAAATACTGGCCGGCAAGGGACGGGCAGAAGCCTTGCGCAGAATGGCGACACGTGTAGGGGTTGATGAATTGGAAGGGCTGACCAGCCTGATCATTCAGGCCGACACATTCGGAACAAGCATCGCCCAGACCTTGCGCGTCTTTTCAGACACCCTGCGGACAAAGCGCTTCCAGCAGGCGGAGGAACTCGCAGGAAAGCTGCCTGTCAAACTCCTGCTCCCTGTCGTGCTGTTCATTTTCCCCATGCTTCTGGTGATCATCCTCGGACCGGCCTCAATCCGTATTTCGGAAATGTTCTAATTCCAGACATCCAAGGAGAGGTAGCTGTGCGCAATTCCATACTTTGCATCCTGTTGCTGTTAGGCGCAATCGCTTTGCTTGCCGGTTGCAAGTCCCCCAAGGAATCCAGCGCGGACATGGGAGAATGGCTGGCGCAGCACGACAAGGAACAGCCCCTGACATGGGAAGGCTACATGAGCCAGGGGGACGCCAATGTCAGACAGGGAAATCTTGAAGAAGCCTATCTTGACTATAGCAAGGCGCTCAAGCTCCAGCCGGACAATCTGGACCTGCGAATGAAGAGGGGCGATCTGCTCTTCCGTAAACAACTCATGGAAAAAGCGCTCAATGAGTACATGGCAGTACTGGAAAAATCTCCAGACCGCTCTGATGCCCATTTGGGAGTGGGCAAGGTATACTTCGCCGTAGGGAGAAACAAAGAAGCCGCCCAACACCTGCACAAGGCAAAACGCGACAAGTGCGAAACCTGGGAGGCATATGCCCTGCTCGGTATCATGCACGACTGGGAGATGGAAACCAGACAGGGAGAATTGTATCTGCAACGCGCCTACAAGTGCGTCCCCACGAATGGCGACGTGCTCAACAACCAAGGGCTGAACTACATGTTGCAGGGAAAGCTGGACAAGGCCATCCCCAAATTCCTTGCCGCCATCAAGGCCGGAAACACCGAACCCAAGGTCTACAACAACCTCGGCGTGGCACTGGCGAAAAAGGAACAATACGAAGATGCCCTTGAAGCCTTCAAACTGGCAGGCGACGAAGCACGTGCCTTCAACAATATCGGTTACGTGCTGTATCAGAAGGGAGAATACCGAAAGGCCATAACCTGCTTTGAAAAAGCTCTTTCGCTCCATTCCGCCTACTATCAGGAAGCTGGTGAAAACCTGAACCGGGCCAAGGCTGCGCTCTTCACCAAACAAACCGTCAAGGTATCCTCACCTGAATGGGATAATCGCTTCCAGTTTCTGCTGAAAACCATCGACTGACAAATTGTTGGAACGAAGGCCATGCAGGTGGTGACGGTATACCCGTACGGCACTGCCTTAGGTCTCATGGTCTAGCTCCATTCTCATGGCCCGGGAGTATATTTCCCGGGCCTACTGTTGCCCAGCACTCAGAATACGGAGGGGAACAGGCCCCTGATCTTCAGCCGCCGCCATCAGGGACTGGTTTTCACAAGAACACAGCCTGCACAGCCATCCCATCGCCCATGGAACAGATTATAATCACACCTGCCGCCCAAACACGGTATACAACAAGCTGATTAATCACGGAGTGTTCTCATGGATGAATGCAAAGATCCCTTCTCCACCTCATTTGTTCAGGCCGTGTTTGAACGTCTGCCTGTGGGTATCATGGTCATTGATCCCGCCGGGGTCATTATTGCCATCAATCAGGCGCTTTGCTCCATGATCGGGTTGAGCCAGAATCATGCGCGGGGCAAAGTCTGGGTGGACGTATTCGACATCGGCCACAGGAATCTCGCATTTCATCAATTGCTCACAGACGTCATCCATGGCGAATTGCCGTCCCTGAACCGATACGTCTCGTTTGAAAGAGAGGATGGGGCATTCGTCGACCTTGGCATTCTCTCCTCCTTCATCAAGCATAACGACATGATGCTCGGCATAGCCGTTATCATGCAGGATATGACCGCCATCAACAGCAAACATGAGGATGAGCGGGACGCCTTGGAGCGTATCGCATCGATTGTAAACGAACGGGAAGTGGCGCTCCTCAACCTTGCCGAAGCGGTTGCGCATCAGGTTCGCAATCCTGTGACAGTCATCGGGGGGCAGGTGAACCTGCTGATGCGAGAACAAATGACACTGACAAAGCCGGAACGACTGAACGTCATTCGTGAGGAATCGATAAAGCTCG is drawn from Desulfovibrio mangrovi and contains these coding sequences:
- a CDS encoding ATP-binding protein; translation: MDECKDPFSTSFVQAVFERLPVGIMVIDPAGVIIAINQALCSMIGLSQNHARGKVWVDVFDIGHRNLAFHQLLTDVIHGELPSLNRYVSFEREDGAFVDLGILSSFIKHNDMMLGIAVIMQDMTAINSKHEDERDALERIASIVNEREVALLNLAEAVAHQVRNPVTVIGGQVNLLMREQMTLTKPERLNVIREESIKLEGIVKELNGFVSIHARQPDWVSILEVFASWLDAFCKNNPQYVCTINDMTCEPPDADQDSDLLWADPFLLRLILSELVANTLDFASHNLHPIATISTHKNAKTLRVTYEDNSCGIAEHILPYIFDPFFTTKSSGVGMGLCKVRRAMMVMGGTARVWPSVCPTKGGVCVHLDFPVSQPPNPRMKPA
- a CDS encoding tetratricopeptide repeat protein, with translation MRNSILCILLLLGAIALLAGCKSPKESSADMGEWLAQHDKEQPLTWEGYMSQGDANVRQGNLEEAYLDYSKALKLQPDNLDLRMKRGDLLFRKQLMEKALNEYMAVLEKSPDRSDAHLGVGKVYFAVGRNKEAAQHLHKAKRDKCETWEAYALLGIMHDWEMETRQGELYLQRAYKCVPTNGDVLNNQGLNYMLQGKLDKAIPKFLAAIKAGNTEPKVYNNLGVALAKKEQYEDALEAFKLAGDEARAFNNIGYVLYQKGEYRKAITCFEKALSLHSAYYQEAGENLNRAKAALFTKQTVKVSSPEWDNRFQFLLKTID
- a CDS encoding type II secretion system F family protein, which codes for MISDLPPVVIAASMTMFMFFLVLATIGLISLAHRHSTGITGRVKRLKSQNEYGTNGLLKQDRLAPISWVDALLKQLPPARAIHLLLLQADSPISTWLFLLLSTLLSIVAFVLAVLFVSIPFAPLAIAVATAIFPWLLVRRAKEIRMTKFLEQLPNALDTLARALRAGHALPSGLTLIAEEYDAPLGDEFEKTLQEINFGVSLEKAMTNLMNRVDLPSLRFFAVSIIIQREVGGNLAEIVDTIAHLIREHHKLMGRVRVLSAEARISAIILILIPIAIGGIIQMLNPEYLNLLFEHPRGLFMLKGGIALMIVGVLTIRQMIRIKV
- a CDS encoding type II secretion system F family protein; translation: MKPEQFLPYLVGMTIMVAALFIMNLFTNRGVKSEVHDRLQRFKQPGTQAAKQETAQNILLISDYGSLSKLRLRLFWAGWTSPIAPAVYWLLRFAFATAGAVMLFYIGVHNQDVLSLDEIRLGQVLFAVGGFMLPSSLLNLRIEGRKKAILWELPEILDLMVVCVEAGMGLEQAISRVTQEISTSCPNMYKELRRMSLEILAGKGRAEALRRMATRVGVDELEGLTSLIIQADTFGTSIAQTLRVFSDTLRTKRFQQAEELAGKLPVKLLLPVVLFIFPMLLVIILGPASIRISEMF
- a CDS encoding CpaF family protein, which codes for MTPQTTEVPTYDLGLSDQDGYHAIKLQLHDALIGVFDLDALEKIPKDMLASQLSGQIERILETDFSHAPLNALERKMLINEVQDEILGLGPIEPFLKDPQINDVLVNSFRQIFVERNGLLELTPSRFKDEEHLRKIIDRIVAQVGRRIDEATPMVDARLLDGSRVNAVIPPLAMDGSALSIRKFSADPLELQDLIKFGSLPDVGISEILKGIVKARLNVLISGGTGSGKTTLLNVLSRFIPERERILTIEDAAELQLKQIHLVRMETRPANIEGKGAVTPRDLVRNALRMRPDRIIVGEVRGGEALDMLQAMNTGHDGSLSTIHANSPRDALMRLETMVSMSGVSMDTLSIRRFMGSAINVVLQTARLADGSRKVTSLQEVTGMEGEIVTMQEIFQFKQVGVGQDGKVKGHFRMMGIRPKFMEKLQAQGVEIDSSFFSASNSLGGEQ